In Halopelagius inordinatus, a single genomic region encodes these proteins:
- a CDS encoding DICT sensory domain-containing protein: MTIESLTAVIDGAESASQTLSIYNYEGPTKAKDRVVSYFDPLSVTVRDGETIEGLPKNFALLREGDEFVAAAGVSELYDHITGNRWLDADEFERLDRPEILDSLDERTFTSYDRQRMTLASREIEHRAWREGRGELHAGFQRLSLFRTQQSVYDRLGDTGVDVHVYGEPDAETPSGLAEHAYSDEEVAQSWFVVYEAGESPTDGRAQSGESSEAHPCAMVAREQEDGTFTGCWTYDPEVVESTVAYLRDTYPPTTSAERDESAPESAGSR, encoded by the coding sequence ATGACGATCGAATCACTGACCGCCGTCATAGACGGTGCGGAGAGCGCATCGCAGACGTTGTCCATCTACAACTACGAGGGGCCGACGAAGGCCAAAGACCGGGTCGTCTCCTACTTCGACCCTCTGAGCGTCACCGTTCGAGACGGCGAGACGATAGAGGGGCTTCCGAAGAATTTCGCGCTGTTGCGCGAGGGAGACGAGTTCGTCGCCGCCGCGGGAGTGAGTGAACTGTACGACCATATCACCGGCAATCGGTGGCTCGACGCGGACGAGTTCGAGAGACTGGATCGACCGGAGATTCTGGACAGTCTGGACGAACGGACGTTCACGAGCTACGACCGTCAGCGGATGACGCTGGCTTCTCGCGAGATAGAACACCGCGCGTGGCGGGAGGGACGCGGCGAACTACACGCCGGGTTCCAACGGCTCTCGCTGTTCCGAACGCAGCAGTCGGTGTACGACCGCCTCGGTGACACCGGCGTCGACGTCCACGTCTACGGCGAACCGGACGCCGAGACTCCCTCGGGACTCGCCGAACACGCCTATTCCGACGAGGAAGTCGCGCAGTCGTGGTTCGTCGTCTACGAGGCGGGCGAGTCTCCGACGGACGGCCGGGCGCAGTCCGGCGAGAGCTCCGAGGCTCACCCGTGTGCGATGGTCGCAAGAGAGCAGGAAGACGGGACGTTCACCGGTTGTTGGACCTACGACCCCGAGGTAGTCGAGTCGACGGTCGCGTATCTTCGAGACACCTATCCGCCCACGACGAGCGCTGAACGCGACGAGAGCGCACCGGAGTCGGCCGGTTCGCGGTAG
- a CDS encoding gluconate 2-dehydrogenase subunit 3 family protein, whose protein sequence is MELTRRDVVAALAASGIGSVAGCSQSSNGGGGGDGEDPADETPISSHDVATLVAVADVVYPSDAENVREFVENYSGRRVRADDEYARGVADAVRTLDDYVGNWHDESFSALSAADRSNALDRMSVDVADPDPDGVPRERVRYYLVNELLFAFYSTPTGAGLAGLENPPGHPGGRRSYRRGPER, encoded by the coding sequence ATGGAACTGACACGTCGCGACGTCGTCGCCGCACTCGCCGCGTCCGGTATCGGATCCGTCGCCGGGTGTTCGCAGTCATCGAACGGCGGGGGTGGCGGGGACGGCGAGGACCCGGCCGACGAGACGCCGATATCGAGTCACGACGTCGCCACACTCGTCGCAGTCGCCGACGTCGTCTACCCTTCCGACGCGGAGAACGTTCGAGAGTTCGTCGAGAACTACTCGGGACGGCGCGTTCGGGCCGACGACGAGTACGCCCGCGGCGTCGCCGACGCAGTGAGAACGCTCGACGACTACGTCGGCAACTGGCACGACGAGTCGTTCTCGGCGCTGTCGGCGGCGGACCGGTCTAACGCGCTCGACCGGATGTCCGTCGACGTGGCCGACCCCGACCCCGACGGTGTGCCGAGAGAACGGGTCCGGTACTACCTCGTGAACGAACTCCTCTTTGCCTTCTACTCGACGCCGACGGGCGCGGGTCTCGCGGGGTTGGAGAACCCGCCGGGTCACCCCGGCGGGAGGCGGTCGTACAGGCGGGGGCCGGAGCGGTGA